One part of the Parambassis ranga chromosome 8, fParRan2.1, whole genome shotgun sequence genome encodes these proteins:
- the LOC114440603 gene encoding histone H2B 1/2: protein MPEPAKSAPKKGSKKAVTKTAGKGGKKKRKTRKESYAIYVYKVLKQVHPDTGISSKAMSIMNSFVNDIFERIASEASRLAHYNKRSTITSREIQTAVRLLLPGELAKHAVSEGTKAVTKYTSSK, encoded by the coding sequence ATGCCTGAACCCGCAAAGTCTGCGCCCAAGAAGGGCTCCAAGAAAGCCGTGACCAAGACCGCCGGCAAAGGaggcaagaagaagagaaagaccaGGAAGGAGAGCTACGCTATCTACGTGTACAAAGTGTTGAAGCAGGTGCACCCTGATACCGGCATCTCCTCCAAGGCCATGAGCATCATGAACTCCTTTGTGAACGACATCTTTGAGCGCATCGCCTCCGAGGCCTCTCGTCTGGCTCACTACAACAAGCGCTCTACCATCACTTCCAGGGAGATCCAGACCGccgtcaggctgctgctgcccggTGAGCTGGCTAAGCACGCCGTGTCTGAGGGCACCAAGGCCGTCACTAAGTACACCAGCTCCAagtaa
- the LOC114440598 gene encoding histone H3 produces the protein MARTKQTARKSTGGKAPRKQLATKAARKSAPATGGVKKPHRYRPGTVALREIRRYQKSTELLIRKLPFQRLVREIAQDFKTDLRFQSSAVMALQEASEAYLVGLFEDTNLCAIHAKRVTIMPKDIQLARRIRGERA, from the coding sequence atggcaAGAACCAAGCAGACCGCCCGTAAATCCACCGGAGGCAAAGCCCCCAGAAAGCAGCTGGCCACCAAGGCTGCTCGTAAGAGCGCCCCGGCCACCGGCGGTGTCAAGAAGCCTCACCGTTACAGGCCCGGCACCGTGGCTCTGAGAGAGATCCGTCGCTACCAGAAatccactgagctgctgatcCGCAAGCTGCCCTTCCAGCGCCTGGTCAGAGAGATCGCTCAGGATTTCAAGACCGATCTgcgcttccagagctccgctgtcatggctttGCAGGAGGCCAGCGAGGCTTActtggtcggcctgttcgaggacacaaacctgtgcgccatccacgccaagagggtCACCATcatgcccaaagacatccagctggcccgccgCATCCGCGGAGAGAGAGCATAA
- the LOC114440602 gene encoding histone H2A yields the protein MSGRGKTGGKARAKAKTRSSRAGLQFPVGRVHRLLRKGNYGERVGAGAPVYLAAVLEYLTAEILELAGNAARDNKKTRIIPRHLQLAVRNDEELNKLLGGVTIAQGGVLPNIQAVLLPKKTEKPVKAK from the coding sequence ATGAGTGGACGTGGAAAGACCGGTGGCAAAGCCAGAGCTAAGGCCAAGACCCGCTCCTCCCGTGCAGGGCTGCAGTTTCCCGTGGGTCGTGTCCACAGGCTGCTGCGTAAAGGTAACTATGGAGAGCGTGTGGGTGCCGGCGCCCCCGTCTACCTGGCGGCTGTGCTGGAGTACCTGACCGCTGAGATCCTGGAGCTGGCTGGAAACGCTGCCCGCGACAACAAGAAGACCCGTATCATCCCCCGTCACCTGCAGCTGGCTGTTCGCAACGACGAGgagctcaacaagctgctgggcgGAGTGACCATCGCTCAGGGCGGCGTGCTGCCCAACATCCAGGCCGTGCTGCTGCCCAAGAAGACCGAGAAGCCCGTCAAAGCCAAGTAA
- the LOC114440604 gene encoding histone H4 has protein sequence MSGRGKGGKGLGKGGAKRHRKVLRDNIQGITKPAIRRLARRGGVKRISGLIYEETRGVLKVFLENVIRDAVTYTEHAKRKTVTAMDVVYALKRQGRTLYGFGG, from the coding sequence ATGAGTGGACGAGGCAAAGGAGGAAAAGGACTCGGTAAAGGAGGCGCCAAGCGTCACCGTAAAGTTCTCCGTGATAACATCCAGGGAATCACCAAGCCCGCTATCCGCCGTCTGGCTCGCCGTGGTGGAGTGAAGCGTATCTCTGGTCTGATCTACGAGGAGACCCGCGGTGTGTTGAAGGTCTTCCTGGAGAATGTGATCCGTGATGCCGTCACCTACACCGAGCACGCCAAGAGAAAGACTGTGACCGCCATGGATGTGGTGTATGCTCTGAAGAGGCAGGGACGCACTCTGTACGGCTTCGGCGGTTAA
- the LOC114440605 gene encoding histone H4-like has product MSGRGKGGKGLGKGGAKRHNRKVLRDNIQGITKPAIRRLARRGGVKRISGLIYEETRGVLKVFLENVIRDAVTYTEHAKRKTVTAMDVVYALKRQGRTLYGFGG; this is encoded by the exons ATGAGTGGACGAGGCAAAGGAGGAAAAGGACTCGGTAAAGGAGGCGCCAAGCGTCAC AACCGTAAAGTTCTCCGTGATAACATTCAGGGAATCACCAAGCCCGCTATCCGCCGTCTGGCTCGCCGTGGTGGAGTGAAGCGTATCTCTGGTCTGATCTACGAGGAGACCCGCGGTGTGTTGAAGGTCTTCCTGGAGAATGTGATCCGTGATGCCGTCACCTACACCGAGCACGCCAAGAGAAAGACTGTGACCGCCATGGATGTGGTGTATGCTCTGAAGAGGCAGGGACGCACTCTGTACGGCTTCGGCGGTTAA
- the LOC114440597 gene encoding histone H1-like: MAEEVPAAAPAAAPAKAPKKKASKPKKSGPSVGELIVKAVAASKERSGVSAAALKKALAAGGYDVEKNKSRVKIAIKSLVAKGTLVQTKGTGASGSFKMNKKAEAVAKKPAKKAAPKAKKPAAAKKPAAAKKAAAKKPAAAKKSPKKAKKPAAAKKVAKSPKKAAKSPKKPAKSPKKAAKSPKKVAPKKAPAAKKAPAKKVAKPKAKKAAPKKK; the protein is encoded by the coding sequence atggcagaagaagttCCAGCTGCcgctccagccgccgctccggccaAAGCTCCCAAGAAGAAGGCCTCCAAGCCGAagaagtccggccccagcgtcggcgagctcatcgtgaaagctgtggccgcttccaaggagcggagcggcgtgtctgcagccgccctcaagaaggctctggctgccggaggatacgatgtggagaagaacaagTCCCGCGTCAAGATCGCCATtaagagcctggtggctaaagggacTCTGGTCCAGACCAAGGGGACCGGGGCCTCCGGCTCCTTCAAAATGAACAAGAAGGCTGAGGCTGTGGCCAAGAAGCCCGCAAAGAAAGCCGCACCTAAAGCCAAGAAGCCCGCAGCCGCTAAGAAGCCCGCAGCGGCCAAGAAGGCGGCAGCCAAGAAACCAGCAGCTGCTAAGAAGTCCCCCAAGAAGGCAAAGAAGCCCGCAGCAGCCAAGAAAGTAGCCAAGAGCCCCAAGAAGGCCGCCAAGAGCCCCAAAAAACCCGCCAAGAGCCCCAAGAAGGCCGCCAAGAGTCCCAAGAAGGTGGCTCCTAAAAAGGCCCCTGCAGCCAAGAAGGCCCCCGCAAAGAAGGTAGCCAAGCCCAAAGCCAAGAAGGCAGCACCCAAGAAGAAGTGA